In a genomic window of Rhododendron vialii isolate Sample 1 chromosome 12a, ASM3025357v1:
- the LOC131310430 gene encoding uncharacterized protein LOC131310430 — translation MPEDIYAERPLFGGAIASTFPVRFQDVSNIRQVPDHQEVFVDPARDESLIVELVDVKHDVADNGSATWFLQDLASEQDAEGAMVIEQSGVVEAHGLCFRNMPAVVTTAVAQMGISKGRQGREAQNVIRVYLANLRLKEVGTDVLITAYEPILINPLSESASSVGAGLAAPAAESGRMPMAEVFKLAVSSFKVNDWGLFGNATG, via the exons ATGCCGGAAGATATCTATGCCGAACGTCCTTTGTTTGGTGGCGCCATTGCCAGCACATTCCCTGTTAGGTTTCAG GATGTGAGCAACATTCGACAAGTCCCTGATCATCAG GAGGTTTTTGTGGACCCAGCTCGTGATGAGAGTTTGATAGTTGAACTCGTAGATGTGAAGCATGATGTTGCTGATAATGGAAGTGCCACCTGGTTTCTTCAAGACCTTGCCTCAGAACAAGATGCCGAGGGAGCCATG GTAATTGAGCAGTCAGGAGTGGTTGAGGCTCATGGGTTGTGTTTCAGGAACATGCCTGCCGTTGTTACAACTGCTGTGGCCCAGATG GGCATCTCCAAGGGACGCCAAGGAAGGGAAGCACAAAACGTAATCAGG GTGTACTTGGCAAATTTGCGCCTTAAGGAAGTTGGTACAGATGTACTAATCACTGCGTATGAGCCCATCTTAATAAA CCCTTTGAGTGAAAGTGCTAGCTCGGTTGGTGCTGGTCTGGCTGCCCCTGCTGCAGAGTCCGGACGTATGCCGATGGCGGAGGTTTTCAAACTTGCAGTCTCCAGCTTCAAGGTGAACGACTGGGGCCTTTTTGGGAATGCCACAGGTTGA